In Chitinophaga sp. HK235, a single window of DNA contains:
- a CDS encoding SusC/RagA family TonB-linked outer membrane protein: MRRSFLLTTLLFLCCCIAAWAQDRKAVTGTVKDEKGTPLPGVTVKEKGTANGSMSGADGTFKVQVAPNATLVLSYIGFINQEVPVNGQTTLTVVLKEDNKNLNEVVVTAMGMKREQRKLGYAVTELKGADVAKTNSINPVSALQGKVAGLDISAAAGGPAAAPRIILRGAKSLNGKDQPIFIVDGVIFENDESAADVNFGNVLKNLNPDDYESVTVLKGAAATALYGSRAINGAILITTKKGNARKGIGVTVSQTAQIEKVYRGAIDLQNSYGQGTDGVYANNVGGYSFGSKMDGSMVELANGMKVPYTAKPNNAKDLYQTGKYFNTNVSMEGGNDKGTFRLSYSHLDNNSVSPNNSFGRNTFAFRGSSQISKVLSADAGVTYATSKTLNPDRQGGDYTSYNIGRKWVYVFPRNYDPSIWSKPENYLGPNGGRANLSTNPGADYFYQQAYNSWTRKESLITGNFSLTAVATDWLKFVGKANFSSEQSTDERKEVGTGAFFKGSDGFYSVAGVNKSQYTFTGMAMITPKLGKKFEGNLNLGAETWNSGIGKQYNNYTTSGLRIPFLYDISNSITAPIVKNDPLLRKVINSVFFAASLAYNNELFLDVTGRNDWSSALTYPKGSKGHTNNSYFYPSVSAAWEFTHTLKNTLPEWISYGKLRASYAMVGGDLDPYSINTGYYTTELYQGASSGKDLPLVNIYNSNILPNMNLKPSLSKSWELGANVRFFNNRLGFDFAWYRTNITNQIINLPMPIESGVLSGWINAGSMVNRGIELSINGTPIQQKNFTWDVTLNGSRNKNKIIELAPGVDKLELNEDQGVKAIASVGGSYGNLITDYGYTRDANGKPIISLGGSDFPYQYVRGKAVVGNIMPDFNLGLQNTFNYKNWSLGVLIQARIGGDFFSASHQYGTGRGTTANTMYGRDTEHGGITFKDASGVTRNDGMIPDAVFQKGTTISKDGQNITLDGMTYQQAYEKGYVSPLTPFQYYGMVGDWGIGIREASVFDASYVALREVSLGYSLPTEMIQRWRLNSLRVSLVGRNLGYLFNNLPDHINPEAVRNNKTSAFSEYGAVPFVRNMGLTVQVGF; this comes from the coding sequence ATGCGAAGATCATTTCTTCTCACCACGTTGCTTTTCTTATGCTGCTGCATCGCCGCATGGGCGCAGGATAGGAAAGCTGTTACGGGAACCGTAAAAGATGAAAAGGGAACGCCTTTGCCAGGTGTTACGGTAAAAGAAAAAGGAACTGCCAACGGCAGCATGTCCGGTGCTGATGGTACCTTTAAAGTACAGGTAGCTCCTAATGCTACACTGGTACTGTCTTATATCGGTTTTATCAATCAGGAAGTACCTGTAAACGGACAAACCACCTTAACAGTTGTTCTGAAAGAAGACAACAAAAATCTGAACGAAGTAGTGGTTACCGCTATGGGCATGAAGCGTGAACAGCGTAAGCTGGGTTATGCGGTAACAGAACTGAAGGGTGCGGATGTGGCTAAAACCAACTCCATCAACCCGGTATCTGCATTGCAGGGTAAGGTAGCCGGTCTGGACATCTCCGCTGCTGCCGGTGGTCCTGCTGCTGCTCCCCGTATCATACTGCGTGGTGCTAAATCACTGAATGGTAAAGACCAGCCTATCTTCATCGTAGATGGTGTGATCTTCGAAAATGACGAGAGTGCCGCAGACGTTAACTTCGGTAACGTACTGAAAAACCTCAACCCCGACGACTACGAATCTGTAACAGTGCTGAAAGGTGCTGCTGCTACAGCATTGTACGGCTCCCGCGCTATCAACGGCGCCATCCTCATTACCACCAAAAAAGGTAATGCAAGAAAAGGTATAGGCGTTACCGTTAGCCAGACTGCCCAGATCGAAAAAGTATACCGCGGTGCTATCGACCTGCAGAATTCTTACGGTCAGGGTACTGATGGTGTTTATGCCAACAACGTAGGTGGTTACAGCTTCGGTTCCAAAATGGACGGTAGCATGGTAGAACTGGCCAACGGCATGAAAGTACCATATACTGCTAAACCCAACAACGCTAAAGATCTTTACCAGACTGGTAAATACTTTAATACCAACGTGTCCATGGAAGGTGGTAACGACAAAGGAACTTTCCGTCTGTCTTACTCCCACCTGGACAATAACAGCGTTTCTCCCAACAACAGCTTTGGCAGAAACACCTTCGCTTTCCGCGGATCTTCCCAGATCTCCAAAGTGCTGAGTGCTGATGCGGGTGTAACCTATGCTACTTCCAAAACACTCAACCCCGACCGTCAGGGTGGTGACTACACCAGCTATAACATCGGTCGTAAATGGGTATATGTGTTCCCACGTAACTACGATCCTTCCATCTGGAGCAAACCGGAAAACTATCTCGGACCCAATGGTGGCAGGGCTAACCTGAGCACCAATCCGGGCGCTGACTATTTTTATCAACAGGCTTACAACAGCTGGACCCGTAAAGAATCTCTCATCACTGGTAACTTCTCCCTCACTGCAGTAGCTACCGACTGGCTGAAATTCGTAGGTAAAGCCAACTTCAGCAGCGAACAGTCTACTGACGAACGTAAAGAAGTAGGTACTGGTGCTTTCTTTAAAGGTTCCGATGGTTTTTATTCTGTTGCCGGTGTTAACAAATCACAATATACCTTCACTGGTATGGCGATGATCACACCTAAACTGGGCAAAAAATTTGAGGGTAACCTGAACCTGGGTGCGGAAACCTGGAACAGCGGTATCGGTAAACAGTATAATAACTATACTACCAGTGGGCTGCGTATTCCTTTCCTGTATGATATCAGCAACAGTATCACCGCTCCGATTGTAAAGAATGACCCGCTGCTGCGTAAAGTGATCAATTCTGTATTCTTCGCGGCCAGCCTCGCTTATAACAACGAATTGTTCCTGGATGTGACCGGCCGTAACGACTGGTCTTCCGCGCTGACTTATCCTAAAGGTAGCAAGGGACATACTAATAACTCTTACTTCTATCCTTCAGTAAGTGCTGCGTGGGAATTCACCCATACATTGAAAAATACCCTGCCTGAATGGATCAGCTATGGTAAACTGCGCGCTTCTTATGCGATGGTAGGTGGTGACCTCGATCCGTATTCGATCAATACCGGCTATTATACTACCGAACTGTATCAGGGTGCCTCCTCCGGTAAAGACTTACCGCTGGTAAATATCTATAACTCGAATATCCTGCCGAACATGAACCTGAAACCTTCCCTCTCAAAAAGCTGGGAACTGGGTGCTAATGTTCGTTTCTTTAATAATCGTCTGGGCTTTGACTTTGCCTGGTACCGTACCAACATTACCAACCAGATCATTAATCTGCCGATGCCTATTGAATCCGGTGTTCTCTCCGGTTGGATCAACGCTGGTAGCATGGTTAACAGAGGTATAGAGCTGTCTATCAACGGTACACCTATCCAGCAGAAAAACTTCACCTGGGATGTTACCCTCAATGGTAGCCGCAACAAAAACAAAATCATAGAACTCGCTCCTGGCGTAGACAAGCTGGAGCTCAACGAAGACCAGGGTGTTAAGGCTATCGCTTCAGTAGGTGGTAGCTACGGTAACCTGATAACTGACTATGGTTATACCCGTGATGCCAATGGTAAACCGATCATTTCTTTAGGAGGTAGTGATTTCCCTTACCAATATGTACGCGGAAAAGCTGTAGTAGGTAACATTATGCCCGACTTCAACCTGGGTCTGCAGAATACTTTCAACTACAAAAACTGGAGCCTCGGCGTCCTGATCCAGGCACGTATCGGTGGTGACTTCTTCTCTGCTTCTCACCAGTACGGTACAGGTAGAGGTACTACTGCCAACACCATGTATGGCCGCGACACTGAACACGGTGGTATTACCTTCAAAGATGCTTCCGGCGTAACCCGCAATGATGGTATGATCCCCGATGCCGTATTCCAGAAAGGTACTACTATCTCCAAAGACGGTCAGAACATTACGCTGGATGGTATGACTTACCAACAGGCTTATGAAAAAGGTTATGTAAGCCCGCTCACACCATTCCAATACTATGGTATGGTCGGCGACTGGGGCATCGGTATCCGTGAGGCTTCCGTATTTGACGCTTCTTACGTAGCACTGCGCGAAGTTTCCCTCGGCTATTCCCTCCCTACCGAAATGATACAACGCTGGAGACTCAACAGCCTCCGCGTATCACTGGTAGGCCGTAACCTGGGTTACCTGTTCAACAACCTGCCGGACCACATCAACCCGGAAGCAGTTCGTAACAACAAAACATCTGCTTTCTCCGAATATGGTGCCGTTCCGTTTGTTCGTAACATGGGTCTGACAGTACAGGTAGGATTCTAA